From a region of the Vagococcus coleopterorum genome:
- a CDS encoding BMP family lipoprotein — translation MKVTKKLGMAVLALGLTTTLVACGGGSKDKKDNAQGDHSVALVTDLGGVDDKSFNQSAWEGLQAWGKDHDMKKGNGGFNYYQSNSDSEFDTNINTAMNDGFNTVFGIGFKLKPAIESAAAANADKNFVLIDDQIEGKDNVASVIFKDHEAAYLAGIAAAMTTESNKIGFVGGQEGDVIGRFEAGFNAGAKSVNKDIEITNTYVGSFGDAPKGKATAEAMYGSGVDVIYHASGDTGNGVFTAAKDIVKADKDKKVWVIGVDRDQEAEGKEGDLNVTLTSTLKGVSKVVQDLSTQAFDGKFPGGEQLVYGLKEDGVDLSKGQLNEEITAAVEKAKEEIKAGTIEVPAVPEKK, via the coding sequence ATGAAAGTAACTAAGAAATTAGGAATGGCAGTTTTAGCTTTAGGATTAACGACAACATTAGTAGCATGTGGCGGGGGTAGTAAAGATAAAAAAGATAACGCACAAGGTGATCATTCAGTAGCGTTAGTAACTGACTTAGGTGGGGTTGATGATAAATCATTTAACCAATCTGCTTGGGAAGGATTACAAGCATGGGGTAAAGACCATGATATGAAAAAAGGAAATGGTGGTTTTAACTACTACCAATCAAACTCAGATTCAGAATTTGATACAAATATTAATACAGCAATGAACGATGGATTTAATACAGTATTCGGTATTGGTTTTAAATTAAAACCAGCAATTGAATCAGCAGCAGCAGCAAATGCTGATAAAAACTTTGTATTAATTGATGACCAAATTGAAGGAAAAGATAACGTTGCATCAGTAATCTTTAAAGATCATGAAGCAGCATATTTAGCAGGTATTGCGGCAGCGATGACTACGGAATCTAATAAAATTGGCTTCGTTGGTGGACAAGAAGGCGATGTAATTGGTCGTTTTGAAGCTGGATTTAATGCCGGAGCTAAATCAGTAAATAAAGATATTGAAATTACAAATACTTACGTAGGATCATTTGGTGATGCTCCTAAAGGTAAAGCAACAGCTGAAGCTATGTATGGCTCAGGAGTTGATGTAATTTATCACGCATCAGGCGATACAGGAAATGGCGTTTTCACAGCAGCTAAAGATATTGTTAAAGCTGACAAAGATAAAAAAGTTTGGGTAATTGGGGTAGATAGAGACCAAGAAGCTGAAGGTAAAGAAGGCGATTTAAATGTCACTTTAACTTCAACTCTAAAAGGTGTTTCAAAAGTTGTTCAAGATTTATCAACACAAGCTTTTGATGGAAAATTCCCTGGTGGAGAACAATTAGTATATGGACTTAAAGAAGACGGTGTTGACTTATCTAAAGGTCAATTAAATGAAGAAATTACTGCAGCAGTAGAAAAAGCTAAAGAAGAAATTAAAGCAGGAACTATCGAAGTGCCTGCAGTACCAGAAAAAAAATAA
- a CDS encoding cytidine deaminase, protein MSNKEKWIDLAKESYSKAYVPYSKFPVGACLVTKTGEVFTGVNIENASYGLTNCAERTAIFKAVSEGHLEFQHLVVAGETDEPISPCGACRQVLVEFCKADMPVTLVSKTGDLKETTIAELLPYSFTDEQL, encoded by the coding sequence TTGTCTAACAAAGAAAAATGGATTGATTTGGCAAAAGAAAGTTACAGCAAAGCATATGTTCCGTACTCGAAATTCCCTGTAGGAGCCTGTTTAGTCACTAAAACAGGTGAAGTTTTTACAGGTGTTAATATTGAAAATGCATCATATGGATTAACGAATTGTGCAGAAAGAACAGCTATATTCAAAGCTGTTTCAGAAGGGCACTTAGAATTCCAACACCTAGTTGTAGCAGGTGAAACGGATGAACCTATTTCTCCGTGTGGTGCTTGCCGGCAAGTTCTTGTAGAATTTTGCAAAGCGGATATGCCTGTTACTCTAGTTTCAAAAACTGGCGATTTAAAAGAAACAACAATCGCCGAATTATTACCGTATTCATTTACGGATGAACAACTTTAA
- the deoC gene encoding deoxyribose-phosphate aldolase, whose protein sequence is MELNRKIDHTILKADATKESVESLINVAIKNQFYSVCVNPTWVKLAAEMLANEPVAVCTVIGFPLGANTPEVKAFETTDAIKNGANEVDMVINIGALKSGNTDLVKEDISAVVNAAKDKALVKVIIETSLLTAEEIKVVSAIAKDAGADYVKTSTGFSTAGAKVENVKLMRETVGPEMGVKASGGIHTRAEAEAMVDAGATRLGTSASVAIISEG, encoded by the coding sequence ATGGAGTTAAATAGAAAAATTGACCACACAATACTAAAGGCAGATGCTACAAAAGAGAGTGTTGAATCATTGATTAATGTTGCGATTAAAAACCAATTTTATTCAGTTTGTGTTAACCCAACATGGGTTAAACTTGCTGCAGAAATGTTAGCTAATGAACCAGTTGCTGTTTGTACAGTGATTGGCTTCCCGTTAGGAGCTAATACACCAGAGGTTAAAGCTTTTGAAACGACAGACGCAATTAAAAATGGGGCGAATGAAGTGGATATGGTAATTAATATTGGAGCTTTAAAATCAGGTAATACAGATTTAGTAAAAGAAGATATCTCAGCAGTTGTAAATGCTGCGAAAGATAAAGCGTTAGTAAAAGTAATTATTGAAACAAGCTTACTAACAGCTGAAGAAATTAAAGTGGTTAGTGCCATTGCGAAAGATGCAGGAGCTGACTATGTTAAAACATCAACTGGTTTTTCAACTGCTGGTGCAAAAGTTGAAAATGTTAAACTTATGCGCGAAACAGTTGGTCCAGAGATGGGTGTTAAAGCATCAGGTGGTATTCATACCAGAGCTGAAGCCGAAGCTATGGTGGATGCTGGTGCCACTAGATTAGGTACTAGTGCTAGTGTTGCTATTATTAGCGAAGGGTAG
- a CDS encoding pyrimidine-nucleoside phosphorylase, with amino-acid sequence MRMIDLIEKKRDGGQLTKEEINFFVEGYTDGSIPDYQASAFLMTIFYKDMTDEEITNLTLAMANSGDVIDLSSIDGVKVDKHSTGGVGDTTTIVLAPLVASVGVPVAKMSGRGLGHTGGTIDKLEAIPGFQVEIENDNFIKLVNESQVAVTGQSGNLAPADKKLYALRDVTATVDSIPLIASSIMSKKIASGADAIVLDVTTGDGAFMKNIEDARRLAKTMVRIGNMAGRNTMAVISDMSQPLGEAIGNSIEIEEAIETLKGNGPEDLTEMVYVLGSQMVVLAGKASSLEEAREMLVEALESGKALETFKVMIANQGGNPDIVDDPSKMDQAKYVVDIPAKETGWVNEIHAENVGIAAMILGAGRKTKEDSIDYSVGVKLHKKVGMKVEAGETLVTIYANTEDLDAVTNMLYDNISIGSEVEEPALVRDIITE; translated from the coding sequence ATGAGAATGATCGACTTAATTGAGAAAAAAAGAGATGGTGGTCAATTAACTAAAGAAGAAATTAATTTCTTTGTTGAAGGCTACACAGACGGTAGCATTCCAGATTACCAGGCGAGTGCTTTTTTAATGACTATTTTCTATAAAGACATGACGGATGAAGAGATTACTAACTTAACATTAGCAATGGCTAATTCAGGTGATGTTATTGATTTAAGCTCTATTGACGGTGTTAAAGTTGATAAACATTCTACAGGTGGTGTGGGTGACACAACTACAATTGTACTAGCGCCATTAGTTGCAAGTGTTGGTGTTCCGGTTGCAAAGATGTCCGGCCGTGGGTTAGGTCATACAGGTGGAACAATTGACAAACTTGAAGCGATTCCTGGATTTCAAGTTGAAATAGAAAACGATAACTTTATTAAGTTGGTTAACGAATCTCAAGTTGCAGTAACTGGTCAATCGGGCAATCTAGCGCCAGCTGACAAAAAATTATATGCATTGAGAGATGTGACGGCAACAGTTGATTCAATTCCGTTGATTGCAAGCTCGATTATGAGTAAAAAAATTGCGTCTGGTGCTGATGCGATTGTACTTGATGTTACAACAGGTGATGGCGCATTTATGAAAAATATTGAAGACGCTCGTCGCTTAGCGAAAACAATGGTTCGAATTGGTAATATGGCTGGTAGAAATACAATGGCTGTTATATCTGATATGTCTCAACCATTAGGGGAAGCGATTGGTAACTCAATTGAAATTGAAGAAGCAATTGAAACTCTAAAAGGAAATGGACCAGAAGATTTAACAGAAATGGTTTATGTCCTAGGAAGTCAAATGGTTGTTTTGGCTGGTAAAGCAAGTTCTTTAGAAGAGGCTCGTGAGATGCTAGTTGAAGCCTTGGAGTCAGGTAAAGCTTTGGAAACATTTAAAGTAATGATTGCAAACCAAGGTGGTAATCCAGATATTGTTGATGACCCATCGAAAATGGATCAAGCTAAATATGTCGTAGATATCCCAGCGAAAGAAACGGGTTGGGTTAATGAGATTCATGCTGAAAACGTTGGTATTGCGGCAATGATTTTAGGAGCTGGACGTAAAACTAAAGAAGATAGTATTGATTACAGTGTAGGTGTTAAACTTCATAAAAAAGTTGGCATGAAGGTAGAAGCTGGTGAAACTTTAGTGACTATTTATGCGAATACTGAAGATTTAGATGCTGTGACAAACATGTTATACGACAATATTTCGATTGGTTCAGAAGTTGAAGAACCAGCGTTAGTTAGAGATATTATTACTGAATAA
- a CDS encoding LacI family DNA-binding transcriptional regulator yields MKITIKDIAKEAGVSITTVSQILNNKGHRFSEKTRQKVLEVVADHDYKPDVVAQSMITKRSKTIGMIVPDVTDFFFSKLIEGVESYLNSLGYVLVLCNSKHDKLLEKKCFIELVSRSVEGIIIATPNILDESIISVTNAKKKKIPIILIDMGKNIRSEGKLIVEEYKGVYEAMTFLVNSGHRDIGFIQELGDYYQLSERITAYTNCLEDHKITFNQNFIVESELTIEGGYRGATELLSRKDVHITAIVCSNDQMAMGAYQAIYEANLRIPEDVSVVGFDGLEIGKYLAPALTTIHQPIFEIGFEAAKFTVDAIENPYQRIPNKIFETTLIVRDSIARLTNPT; encoded by the coding sequence ATGAAAATAACAATTAAAGATATTGCAAAAGAGGCAGGGGTCAGCATTACGACAGTATCGCAAATCTTAAATAATAAAGGCCATCGATTTAGCGAAAAAACACGACAAAAAGTTTTGGAAGTTGTTGCTGACCATGACTATAAACCGGATGTTGTTGCACAAAGCATGATTACTAAAAGGTCAAAGACAATTGGTATGATTGTACCGGATGTCACAGATTTCTTTTTTTCAAAATTGATAGAAGGTGTTGAGTCATATCTAAATTCACTAGGCTATGTTTTGGTACTTTGTAATTCTAAACATGATAAATTGCTAGAAAAAAAGTGTTTTATCGAATTAGTTAGTAGATCTGTCGAAGGTATAATTATTGCTACGCCCAATATTTTAGATGAATCAATTATTTCTGTAACAAATGCCAAAAAGAAGAAAATTCCAATTATTTTAATTGATATGGGCAAAAATATTAGATCAGAAGGAAAATTAATTGTAGAAGAGTATAAGGGTGTTTATGAAGCTATGACTTTTTTAGTTAATTCTGGACACAGGGATATTGGTTTTATCCAAGAGTTGGGGGATTATTACCAATTGTCTGAGCGGATTACAGCATATACTAATTGTCTAGAAGATCACAAAATAACATTTAATCAAAATTTTATTGTAGAGAGCGAATTGACTATAGAGGGTGGCTATCGTGGTGCTACTGAATTACTATCTAGAAAAGATGTTCATATAACAGCAATCGTTTGTAGCAATGACCAAATGGCTATGGGAGCCTATCAAGCTATTTATGAAGCGAATTTAAGGATTCCGGAAGACGTTTCTGTTGTAGGTTTTGATGGATTAGAAATAGGTAAATATTTAGCGCCGGCCTTGACGACTATTCATCAACCTATATTTGAAATTGGGTTTGAAGCAGCAAAATTCACAGTTGATGCGATAGAAAACCCGTATCAACGTATTCCTAATAAAATTTTTGAAACTACGTTAATTGTAAGAGATAGTATCGCTAGGTTGACGAACCCAACCTAG
- the menA gene encoding 1,4-dihydroxy-2-naphthoate polyprenyltransferase produces the protein MTVSNFLKLVEIQTKLASLFPFLIGVLFSISYFGQIHWGYTVIFFIGMLVFDMTTTAINNYMDYKKAKDDEYKHQVNIIGEANISEKLVVTLIWTMLAISAIAGFYLSYKTGWILFVFGGLCCLIGVFYTFGPVPLSRMPLGEVFSGVTMGFGIFLITIYINAFDANFLKLDIINWQFFMVGDLKKLLAILLASLPMVFTISNIMLANNLCDLDQDIKNHRYTLPYYIGKETGVKLFNVLMYGCYAVVLIGLFFGIYHWSILIIFATLPLVIKNLKEFNREQVKSKTFVVSIKNLIIFNSVLIIGLLLGIILK, from the coding sequence ATGACGGTTTCAAACTTTTTAAAGCTAGTTGAAATTCAAACGAAACTTGCCAGTCTATTTCCTTTTCTAATTGGTGTCTTGTTTTCAATCTCTTACTTTGGACAAATCCATTGGGGTTATACAGTAATCTTTTTTATTGGTATGTTAGTTTTCGATATGACAACAACTGCAATCAATAATTATATGGATTATAAAAAAGCAAAAGACGATGAGTATAAACATCAAGTTAATATTATTGGGGAAGCAAATATTAGCGAAAAGTTGGTAGTTACTCTTATTTGGACAATGTTAGCTATTTCGGCCATTGCCGGATTTTATTTAAGTTATAAAACGGGTTGGATTTTATTTGTTTTTGGTGGGTTATGTTGTTTAATTGGTGTGTTTTACACCTTTGGACCAGTTCCATTATCTAGAATGCCCTTAGGAGAAGTTTTTAGCGGTGTAACAATGGGGTTTGGAATTTTTCTAATTACGATCTATATTAATGCGTTTGATGCAAATTTTTTGAAATTGGACATAATCAACTGGCAATTTTTTATGGTTGGCGATTTGAAGAAATTATTGGCTATTTTATTGGCTTCTTTACCAATGGTCTTTACTATTTCTAATATTATGTTAGCTAATAATTTGTGTGATCTAGATCAAGATATCAAGAATCACCGTTATACATTACCGTATTATATTGGAAAAGAAACAGGCGTTAAACTATTTAATGTATTAATGTATGGTTGTTACGCTGTGGTATTAATCGGCTTATTTTTCGGTATTTATCACTGGTCGATTTTAATCATATTTGCAACTTTACCTCTCGTCATAAAGAATCTAAAAGAATTTAATCGTGAACAAGTAAAGAGTAAAACGTTTGTTGTATCGATTAAGAATTTAATTATATTTAATAGTGTGTTAATCATCGGATTATTACTGGGTATTATTTTAAAATAA
- a CDS encoding FAD:protein FMN transferase: MRKSKYLISLLLLPIVLLVACGSKGASLNQQPYSEQQFLMGTYVRVQIYDNDKEDVLKKAFDRVKELADKITVSEPGSEIDKVNDNAGIKSVELSDDVYPLVKRAYEYSEEYETGFDMTIGPITKMWHIGFDDARKPAQSEIDAALPLVDHKDVELDDEKQTIFLKKKGMELDLGAIAKGYITDEVVKLLQKNDVTTAIVDLGGNVYVLGDSPKEGKEYWKVGIQDPNQARNTVVGSVTSKNQSLVTSGIYERNLTVNGETFHHLFNPKTGYPFDNKIAGVSIISQKSIDGDGLSTSIFSMGLKEGLDHIEGLKDVEAIFVTLDNKIYISSGLVDNFKINKESGYSLGNNSDL, translated from the coding sequence ATGAGAAAATCAAAGTATTTAATTAGTTTACTATTACTGCCAATCGTTCTTTTAGTCGCATGTGGTTCTAAAGGAGCTAGTTTGAATCAACAGCCATATAGTGAGCAACAGTTTTTGATGGGAACTTATGTCAGAGTTCAAATTTATGACAATGATAAAGAGGACGTTTTAAAGAAAGCGTTTGACCGAGTGAAAGAATTGGCTGATAAAATCACTGTCAGTGAACCTGGCTCTGAAATAGATAAAGTTAATGACAATGCTGGTATTAAATCTGTTGAATTATCAGATGATGTTTACCCATTGGTGAAACGTGCTTATGAATATAGTGAAGAATATGAGACTGGATTCGATATGACAATTGGTCCAATTACTAAAATGTGGCACATTGGTTTTGATGACGCTCGAAAACCAGCTCAGTCTGAAATAGATGCCGCATTACCACTTGTTGATCACAAAGATGTGGAACTAGATGATGAGAAACAAACTATTTTCTTGAAAAAAAAGGGAATGGAATTAGATCTTGGTGCGATTGCAAAAGGTTATATTACAGATGAAGTTGTCAAATTGTTACAAAAAAATGATGTCACAACGGCAATTGTTGATTTAGGTGGAAATGTCTATGTGTTAGGAGACAGTCCAAAAGAAGGAAAAGAATATTGGAAAGTTGGTATTCAAGATCCTAATCAAGCTCGTAACACGGTTGTTGGTTCAGTCACTTCAAAAAATCAATCTCTAGTAACTTCAGGCATTTATGAACGGAATTTGACTGTTAATGGCGAAACGTTCCACCATTTGTTTAATCCTAAAACAGGATACCCGTTTGATAATAAGATTGCGGGAGTTTCAATTATTTCTCAAAAATCGATTGATGGTGATGGACTATCAACTTCAATCTTTTCGATGGGACTTAAAGAAGGATTGGATCATATCGAAGGGTTGAAAGATGTGGAAGCTATTTTTGTGACGTTAGACAATAAAATTTATATTAGTAGTGGGTTAGTCGATAATTTTAAAATAAACAAAGAATCTGGTTATTCTTTAGGAAATAATTCAGATTTATAG
- the pplA gene encoding extracellular electron transfer flavoprotein PplA: protein MKAKKFLTGFSVLMMASLVMVACTPDKKEETKEEAKTEQVKVAGAELQDGTYTLEEAQEANGYKATFTMVVKDGKIAEGTVYDNVNAEGKSKKEDADYNKKMLEFGGDVTNPEAFIPALNESLLETGSADGVEVVTGATHSSMSFKNYAQQLVQAAQAGNTEKIVIENGKDLQDGEYKLEEKNDSNGYHTVFSIVVKDGKLVESKYDNVNAEGKSKQEDAEYNKNMLEFGGDVTNPEKFIPELNKKLVEANETAAKEATEEKPYAATAGIDVVTGATHSSHSFEMYAEQLINAAQKGNTDTIVVDNIVMEDK from the coding sequence ATGAAAGCAAAAAAATTTTTAACAGGCTTCTCTGTATTAATGATGGCATCGCTAGTAATGGTAGCATGTACACCAGATAAGAAAGAAGAAACTAAAGAAGAAGCAAAAACTGAACAAGTTAAGGTTGCGGGTGCTGAACTTCAAGATGGAACTTATACATTAGAAGAAGCTCAAGAAGCAAACGGATATAAAGCTACGTTTACTATGGTAGTAAAAGATGGGAAAATTGCTGAAGGAACTGTTTACGATAACGTAAACGCTGAAGGTAAATCTAAAAAAGAAGATGCTGACTACAACAAAAAAATGTTAGAGTTTGGTGGGGATGTAACTAACCCAGAAGCATTTATCCCAGCACTAAATGAATCATTATTAGAAACAGGATCTGCTGACGGTGTTGAAGTTGTAACAGGAGCTACTCACTCTTCAATGTCATTCAAAAACTACGCGCAACAATTAGTTCAAGCTGCCCAAGCTGGTAACACTGAAAAAATCGTTATTGAAAATGGAAAAGATTTACAAGATGGCGAGTACAAATTAGAAGAAAAAAATGATTCAAATGGCTATCACACAGTATTCTCAATCGTTGTAAAAGATGGTAAATTAGTTGAGTCTAAATACGATAACGTAAATGCTGAAGGTAAATCTAAACAAGAAGATGCTGAATATAACAAAAACATGTTAGAATTCGGTGGCGATGTGACTAATCCAGAAAAATTCATTCCAGAATTAAACAAAAAATTAGTAGAAGCTAATGAAACAGCTGCTAAAGAAGCAACTGAAGAAAAACCATATGCTGCAACTGCTGGTATCGATGTTGTGACTGGTGCAACTCACTCAAGTCATTCATTTGAAATGTATGCTGAACAACTAATCAATGCTGCTCAAAAAGGTAACACTGATACAATTGTTGTAGATAACATTGTTATGGAAGATAAATAA
- a CDS encoding NAD(P)/FAD-dependent oxidoreductase — MAKTKIVVVGAGYAGVFGTKTLSKKLKKNPDVEITLIDRHTYQTMMTELHEVAGGRVEETAIQYDLQRLFCKRKNVKLVTDNVTSIDKENKVVITENGEYPFDYVMLGMGGEPNDFGTPGVKENGFTLWSMDDAIKLRHHIQDTVKKAALEPDAEKRKAMLTFVVCGSGFTGIEMVGELIDWKARLAKDNKISADEISLLVVEAAPTILNMLDRNDAGKAERYLEKKGVKIIKSSAIVEVGSETITLKSGDVIPTHTLIWTAGVQANSDAKEFGMESARANRLVANEFMQAKGFEDKGVYVVGDLVYYEEFENTPTPQIVQAAEGTGHCAAKNIVAEINGQEKEAYKGNYQGFMVSIGSKYGVACLFDKIHLSGFLAIAMKHIVNLKYFFDIRSGYYAFQYMMHEFFRVEDERNVTHGHSSRNSNVLWSVPLRIFYGLVWLVEAMKKVVGGGEYLKPSTWFGEGSWFSDTVAFPFEWLKDADAATGASAAGDAAAGTDAGAVADAAQFGLSYAYGEEPMLVFDHMPKWFSSLMEFMMPNKEVALFMQKFMTIFEVLIALALIAGLFTWLSSATTIALVAAFCLSGMFYWVNIWFIPVAFALMNGSGRSIGLDKWVVPWLQRKLGKWWYGDVKSMYGQEK, encoded by the coding sequence ATGGCAAAGACTAAAATCGTCGTAGTCGGTGCTGGATATGCTGGTGTCTTTGGAACAAAAACACTTTCAAAGAAACTTAAAAAAAATCCAGACGTAGAAATTACACTTATTGATCGTCATACATATCAAACAATGATGACAGAATTACACGAAGTTGCTGGTGGTCGTGTTGAGGAAACAGCAATTCAATATGATTTACAACGTTTATTCTGTAAACGTAAAAATGTTAAATTGGTTACAGATAACGTAACGTCAATTGACAAGGAAAACAAAGTAGTAATTACAGAAAATGGTGAATACCCATTTGATTACGTAATGCTAGGTATGGGTGGAGAGCCTAATGACTTCGGTACTCCCGGTGTTAAAGAAAATGGTTTCACTCTTTGGTCAATGGATGACGCAATTAAATTACGTCACCACATCCAAGATACTGTGAAAAAAGCTGCTTTAGAACCTGATGCTGAAAAACGTAAAGCAATGTTAACTTTTGTTGTTTGTGGTTCAGGATTCACAGGTATTGAGATGGTCGGAGAATTAATTGACTGGAAAGCTCGTTTAGCTAAAGATAACAAAATCTCAGCTGATGAAATTTCTCTATTAGTTGTTGAAGCTGCTCCAACAATCTTAAACATGTTAGATCGTAACGATGCTGGTAAAGCAGAACGTTACTTAGAGAAAAAAGGCGTTAAAATTATTAAGAGTTCAGCAATCGTTGAAGTTGGTTCAGAAACTATCACTCTTAAGAGTGGCGATGTGATTCCAACACACACATTAATCTGGACTGCTGGTGTACAAGCAAATAGCGATGCCAAAGAATTTGGTATGGAATCTGCTCGTGCTAACCGTTTAGTTGCTAATGAGTTTATGCAAGCTAAAGGTTTTGAAGATAAAGGTGTTTACGTTGTCGGAGACTTAGTTTATTACGAAGAGTTCGAAAATACCCCTACTCCTCAAATCGTTCAAGCTGCTGAAGGTACAGGTCACTGTGCTGCTAAAAATATTGTAGCTGAAATTAATGGTCAAGAAAAAGAAGCTTATAAAGGTAACTATCAAGGATTCATGGTATCAATCGGATCTAAATATGGAGTAGCTTGTCTATTCGATAAAATCCATTTAAGTGGTTTCTTAGCAATCGCGATGAAACACATTGTTAACTTGAAATATTTCTTTGATATTCGCTCTGGATATTACGCTTTCCAATACATGATGCATGAATTCTTCCGCGTCGAGGACGAACGTAATGTAACTCATGGTCACTCTTCACGTAACAGTAACGTATTATGGTCAGTACCATTACGAATTTTCTACGGATTAGTTTGGTTAGTTGAAGCTATGAAGAAAGTCGTTGGTGGTGGCGAATACTTGAAACCATCTACATGGTTTGGTGAAGGTTCATGGTTCTCAGACACAGTTGCTTTCCCATTCGAATGGTTGAAAGATGCTGATGCTGCAACTGGTGCTTCAGCTGCCGGTGATGCCGCAGCTGGAACTGATGCTGGTGCAGTTGCTGATGCTGCTCAATTTGGTTTAAGCTATGCATACGGTGAAGAACCAATGCTAGTCTTTGATCACATGCCAAAATGGTTCTCATCATTGATGGAATTCATGATGCCAAATAAAGAAGTTGCATTATTTATGCAAAAATTCATGACTATTTTTGAAGTCTTAATTGCTTTAGCTTTAATCGCTGGTTTATTCACTTGGTTATCAAGTGCTACAACTATCGCTTTAGTTGCTGCTTTCTGTTTATCAGGAATGTTCTACTGGGTAAACATCTGGTTTATCCCTGTTGCCTTCGCTTTAATGAATGGTTCAGGTAGATCTATCGGTCTTGATAAATGGGTTGTGCCATGGTTACAACGCAAACTTGGTAAATGGTGGTACGGAGACGTTAAATCAATGTACGGGCAAGAAAAATAA